The Dehalococcoidales bacterium genome includes the window TTTGCCGGCGCCGTTGGGACCCAGGAAACCGAAGAACTCTCCCTGATTAACTTGAAAACTGGCATGATCAACCGCCACAAGTTGTCCAAAAACTTTAGTTAGGTCCTTTACTTCAAGAGCAAAACCCTGATTTTTCAATAGACGGCTCCTTTAAATCAAAGCCAGCGGGTTAATTCATATTATCCGCTGGCTTTTAGTTTCATTAACGGTCGAGGTTCAAGAGGGTTGAATTTACACTTCTTTTTTAAGCTCAGCCAAACGCTCCTCTACTCCTTTGGCCTCTGCTTGAAGCTGCTTCAGATATTCTTCTAACCTGGCGATGATTTCTTCGCGGGGGATAAAACGCCGGTGGAATCCCATTCCTCCGTGATGCTGGTGGCAACCGCATCCACAACCACCGTGGTGGTGCCCTTCTCCATACATACTATGATGACTGTGTCCGCCGCACCCACAATCTTCCCCATGACTTTCCTGCCTGCCCTCGTGCTGCTCTCCATGATGGCTACCGTGTTCACTACAACCGCAGTTTTCTTCCCTGTGCATAAATACCTCCTCATTATAAGTCTATAAGTAACAACTTATAGACTTAGTTTAATATATGGGAATTATCCTGTCAACAAGGGGGGCGAGTTAAAAAGGAAAGATAGTGGGCCAGGCAGCGGCTTATGGCAGATGACAGTTTTGCCGGCAGGAGTCTTCTTCGCAAATTTTATCGAATTCGAGTGTGGTGGAAAGAACTCCCTGGCAGCGTTTCAGCCCTTCAGGATCAATCAGATAGTGCATGCGGAAACCGCGTTTCTCTCCGATGACCAATCCGACCGACTTTAATACCCGGAGATGCTGGGAAACGGCCGGTTGAGTTATGCCAAGCAACTGTGAAAGGTTATTGACACAGCGGCAGCCGGGGGGATTCTGGCGGCAAAGGACCTGGAGCAGTTTTAGCCGGGTAGGATCCGCCAGCGCGGCGAATAACTCCGCTTGTTCCTTTATTTTAGTAACGTCCAGCAGTGTTTTTTCTTGCATTCCATTAAACATAATAACGATGAATGAGATGGGCTGTCAATTAACTACGAACTGACTGGAACTAATTCGTAGTTCCAAAGTAAAGATTTCACAATCAAGTAAACAATAACTCTAGGTTCTAAATGGGACTCTTATTGAGTCACAAAAACTCATTTAGTCGACTACAAAGAAGTCTGCTCTATCGAAATATAAACGATGACCCGCTTTTGACCGCCGGATACGCAGATGATAGAATTACCGGAGTGGGGAGTAGCCAGCCGTATATCGGGTTCGGGCAGTCGTCAGCACGGAGCTAGCCTCCCGGCTGTCCGCTAGATACTTAGACTAGTGGCGAGACCATTACGGCGTAATATGCCGTGTGGTTTCGCCGTTTTTATTTCTTACCGCTTGTTCCCGGAGGGGCATAACATACATGGAAAATTGGCACAATTTGAGTATTGATGAGTCATTACGGCAACTGGCGGTTCAGTCTACCGGTTTGACGGAAGATGAGGTGGGGAAACGGCGTCTTGAGTACGGCGCCAATGAACTGGAGACCAAGAAAAATATCTCCAGGCTACTCATATTCTTAAACCAGTTCAAAAGCCCGCTCATTTACGTTTTAGCCGTTGCGGCCATAGTGTCTTTCGTCATCGGGCATTCTACGGATGCATTCGTAATATTAGGCATACTGATTCTGAACGCGGCGATAGGGTTTTTCCAGGAAACGCAGGCGGAAAAGTCCATGAACGCGCTGCTGGAGCTGGCTTCTCCTAAAGCGAAGGTAAGGCGGGATAATAAGCTTGCCATCAAGCCGGCCAGAGAACTGGTGCCCGGCGATATCATACACTTGGAGGCCGGTGATAAAGTGCCTGCCGACGCCAGGCTGATAGAAGCCGCCAATCTGAAAGCCAACGAGTCCGCCCTGACCGGAGAATCCATGCCGGTGGAGAAGAACACCCGGACCATCGCCGGTGAAGCCGTGATTGCCGACCAGCTCAACATGACTTTCCTGGGGACGGCGATAACCGGCGGCCGGGCCACCGCGCTGGTGGTCAAAACCGGCATGTCCACAGAGATGGGACAGATCGCCCGCGGCTTGCAGGAAGTCAAACCGGAACCCACTCCCCTGCAGAAAAACGTCGGCCAGTTGAGCCGCTACCTGATGATCCTTTTCCTTGGCGCGACGGCGCTGCTTCTGGTCGCCGGCTTGATAAAAGGGATGAACTGGACAGAAATCTTCCTGGTGACGATAGCCGCCGCCGTATCCGCTATTCCGGAAGGGCTGCCGGCGGTATTGACCGTCGTGCTGTCCATCGGGATGCGGGCGATGGCCAAACGCAACGCCATCGTGAGGAAGCTGCTGGCAGTAGAGACTTTAGGCTCCGCCACCGTCATTTGTTCAGATAAAACGGGTACCCTGACCATGAACCAGATGACGGTACGACAACTCTTCGACGGTAATAGCTTCATCCAGGTTACCGGCGAAGGATATAACCCCAAAGGCCAGTTCATGAAAGATAACCAGCCGTTATCGGTTGAGGAGAAAGAAAAAGTCAATCTTCTCTTAAAAATCGGCGCTCTCTGCAACGATGCCAGATTAATGTCCCATAATGGGCAGCCGGGCATCATTGGCGACCCTACCGACGGCGCACTGGTGGTCGCAGCGGAAAAGGCCGGTATCGCCAAGGAAGCACTGGAAAAAGAATATCCGAGAATAGATGAAATCCCTTTCGAGAGTGAAAAGCAATACCATGTTACGCTGCATAACCATAACGGTAAGGCTATCGCCTGCATGAAAGGGGCGGCGGAAAAAGTCCTGCAATTCAGCAAGTTCCGGCAGGAAGGAGATAAGACCGTCCCTATCCAGCCGGATGACTTACAGGGGATTACCGCGGCGGCCAACCGCATGGCACAGGAAGCATTGCGCGTGATTGCGCTGGCATACCTCGATCTGCCGCCGGGCACCGGGGAATTGCCGGATGATTTTCTGCAGCGCGGCCTTATTTTCGCGGGGTTGGTGGGGATGGAAGACCCGCCGCGGGAAGAAGCCAAAACCGCCGTCAAACACTGCAAGGAAGCCGGCATCAAGGTAGTGATGATAACCGGCGATAATAAAGTTACGGCGGAGTCTATCGCCCGGCAGCTGGAGCTGCCGCCGGGCAAGGCGGTGACCGGGGCGGAGCTTTCACGGATGACGGATGAAGAACTGCATGAAGAAGTAGAAAATATTTCCGTTTTTGCACGCATCGAGCCGCTGCACAAATTGAGAATCGTCAATGCCTTTAAGAGCCGCGGGCATGTCGTCGCCATGACGGGAGACGGCGTGAATGACGCCCCGGCGCTCAAGGCCGCCGATATCGGTATCGCGATGGGCATCACCGGCACGGACGTGGCCAAGGAAGCCAGCAATATGGTTCTGGCGGATGATAATTTCGCGTCCGTGGTGGCGGCGGTGGATGAAGGGCGGGCGATATTCAACCGCTTGCGAAACGTCATTTTCTACATGCTGAGCACCAATATCGGCGAGTTAATGGTATTGATATTAAGCGTCCTGTTCCTGGGGCAGTCACCGCTGATGGCAGTACAAATTCTGTGGGTGAACCTGGCCACGGATACCGCCGGCGATATCCCGCTCGGCTTCGAGCCCAAGGTCGGCGACGAACTTAAAAAACCACCTCGGCGCCCCGGTACCGGCTTGATATATCCCGGTCTGCTGCTCCGGACGCTGTTCATAGCTGTCCTCATCGGTATCGGCTCCTTCCTGTTATTCCGCTGGGCCGAACCCCGCATGAGACTGGAAGCCGCGGAGACCATGACCTTTTGTGCCTTAAACACCTTTGTCTGGTTTATCGCCTTCAGCGCCCGCTCCGATGAACACTCCGTTTTCAAGATAGGTTTCTTCAAGAACAAAATACTGGTGCTTTCAATTGCTTTCGTCGCTTTACTACAGGTAGCCATCGTTTACACGCCGTTTTTACAGACAGCTTTTCATACCGCGCCGATACGGTTAATGGACTGGGGCATCATTATCGGCGCCGGGCTGGCCTTGTTCCTGCTGGAAGAAACCCGCAAGCACTTTTTCCCCCGCCTTTTCTCCTGGGGTAAATGGTAATTGACAAAAAGGTATGAGCGAAAAGACGCTGCGGACTTAGGTAATAACCGTGTCTTTAGCTCGACGCAATGTGGTTGCGAAAGATGAGTGATAATAGCGCTACCTCACCCACTAACAGTCAATCGATGGTAGAACCAGACAAGAGAACCTGGGGCGCCCGGAAAAGGTCCTGGTTCAAAAACCACTGGATCCAGATGCTGGCCCTGCTGTTTTCCCTGCTTATTATCGTGCTTGTGGCTGTTTTTCGACATGAGATAGCGGGATTAGGTAGTTATGGTTATCTGGGAATCTTTGTCCTCTCGGTGTTGGGGGCAGCCACTATTATCGTGCCGGTGCCCGGTTTGGCGCTGGTGTTTACTCTTGGGGGAACTCTGAACCCTCTTCTGGTCGGCTTGGTTTCCGGTGTCGGAGGAACTCTGGGGGAAACTACAGGCTACCTTTTAGGTTACGGTGGGCGTGCGGTAGTCGAAAACAAGCGTATGTATCAACGGATAGAAGGCTGGATGAAGCGGTGGGGTGCCGTCACAATTCTTGTTCTGGCGATCATTCCCAATCCCTTTTTCGATGTTGCTGGGGCGGCGGCCGGCGCTCTCCGGTTCCCTATCTGGAAGTTCTTTCTCTACGGAGGAATCGGGCGCATTATCAAGCATACGTTCGTGGCTTTTGCCGGGGCTTGGGGGATGGAATCTATCTTACGTTGGTTGAACTAAACCAGGGTATACTTTAGTCCCCGATGTAATTTCTGAGGTAACAAATACTCATTTCGTGACTTCCCAAGAAAAGAACCGAGAGCTTTTTCCCTTCTTGACTATTACCTGCATAAGCGCTAGATTATCTTCCCCTCCCGGGGGAAATGCTGAAGAAACAAAAGGAAAAAGTCTCATTTTAAGGTACTCTTTTAGCCATCACTTCTAGAATGCGGAAATTACATAAAAACGCCATCTTTTCTCCATACTTGCTCCACATCGAGGCTCTATTATTAAAATGAAAGGTTCAAAAAGAACCTGAAAAAAGAAAGGAGAATCGATATGGGTAGGAAAGCAAGAATACTGGTCATCGCGGCCTCTTTGGTCGCAGTACTCACACTGGCAACCACAGGAGTTGCCATGGCAGCTGGCCCGAACAGCACTAACGACAAAGGTGTAAGCAATAGCTATGGGCAGGGATATGGATTGGGTGGTCAGGGCATCTGTTCCGACAATGTTACCTCCCTTCTGGGATTAACAGCGGAGGAAATACAGGCCCAGCGACAGGAAGGCCTAAGCCTTGTCCAGATCGCAGCCGCACAAGGTATAACCGAGGAACAACTGATTGACGCCGTCATGGCCGAACGGCAAGCCCGGATCCAAGAAAGAGTGACCACCGGCACTTTAACCCAGGAAAGAGCTACTTTCATGCTGCAAAATATGGAGCAGAATGTAGTCCGTGCTATCAACCGCACTACCGTTGGAAAACCTGAATGGGCTGGTGGCAATGGGGGTGGACAGGGCGCTGGTAACTGCCAGATGACAAAACAGGAGCAGGCCAATCGTGGTAATAGCTACGGCGAGCCGGGACTGGGAACAGGACCGGGAAACATGCATAAATGGGGTAATAATTCCCGGTAAATACACAAATCTAACTTATAGAACAAAGAGGCAGGTGGAGGAAGTTTCTACCTGCCTCATTTGCCATATATCTGGCTGAATAGTAATATGAAAGCGAATATACCTGTCGGGGAGTTGAGCGTTGCCATCTAATAGAATTCTGGTAGTCGATGACGAAAAGAAAATCGTTGAAATTGTAAAGGCCTACCTAGAGAGGGATGGCTATAAGGTTGTTACTGCCTACGATGGCAAGGTGGCACTTGAACTAACACGAAAAGAACATCCAGATCTTGTAGTGCTGGACCTGATGCTCCCCGAAATCAGCGGCTGGGATGTTTGCCGCACAATACGTAAAGAATCGGATGTACCCATCATCATGCTTACGGCACGAGACGATACCACGGATAAAATCGTCGGGCTCGAATTAGGCGCCGACGATTACGTTACTAAGCCTTTCGACCCAAAGGAGATTGTCTCGCGGGTAAGGGCGGTGTTAAGGCGATATGAAAACAGACCCGCCCTTACGCATGTTATCAATACAGGTGATTTAATCATAGATATCGAGCGGCGTATGGTACGCCGCGGCGATACTATTATCGAGCTGACATCAACCGAATTCGACCTTCTCCAGGTTCTGGCGGAAAGCCCGGGTAGAGTCTATACCCGGATGCAGCTGCTCGACAAAATTCAGGGCGAGGCATACGAGGGTTATGAGCGAACAATAGATAGCCATATTAAAAACCTGCGTAAAAAAATTGAGATAGACCCTAACCATCCGAAATACATAATCACGGTTCACGGAGCCGGCTACAAGCTGGAGGAGAATTCGGATGCGTAGCTTAAGCTGGAAACTGGCTGGCGCCCTGTTGCTGATAGTAGCTATTTCCGTTGGACTAATGGCATATCTTATCAATCTCAATACTACCCGCGAGTTTAACCAGTATGTTGCGCAGGGTAACCAGAAGAATATTCAAAGTACGAGCGCCGCTCTAAGTCAACTTTACTCTAAAGAAGGAAACTGGGATGGGATTCAGTCATTGCTCCCCGATTTCCTCCGTTCCCCCAACGACCGGCTGGTTGTAGCTGATGCTACTGGAATAATCGTCGGCGATTCAATAAACCAGTGGGTTGGGAAGACAGCCGGCAGCGTTGGATTGAGTAACGGTACGACCATCACCGCATCCGGGCAAGATGTTGGTGAACTATACCTAATCACAAGTCAGGTGGGGAATGGTAAAGGGTTCATGGGTGGAGGAAAAGGTGGCACTTCCTCCACTCCAACTTCGGTTGCTACGCTGGAACAGGATTTTATCGACCGCTTTAACAACTCATTGTTAACCACAGGACTGATAGTCGCGGCGATTGCACTAATAGTAGGGCTCATATTGACGCGCCAGATAACACGACCGATTAAAGCGCTGGTAAACGGAGTACGCCAGATAGCGAGAGGGAATCTTAAACACAGAGTAGATATCAGATCAAAGGACGAATTAGGTAATCTTGGTGAGTCTTTTAACGCTATGGCGGTTAACCTGGACAAAGCCGAGCAGGAGCGCAAACGCATTGTGGCTGATATTGCGCATGACCTGCGTACTCCTTTAACTGTCATCGAAGGAACCGTTACCGGCATTCAGGATGGTGTATTCCAACCTGACAAAGAACACTTGGATACGATTAAAGAGCAAACATCCCTGTTAACGCGCTTAACCAGTGACTTACGCGACCTTTCCCTGGCGGAATCCGGGCAACTGAAGCTGGTTTTAGCGCCTACTGATTTGGCCGACCTGGCGCAGCGTAAGGCAAACCAGTTTGCGGTGAAAGCACAGGAAAAGGGGATTAAGATAAACACAAACTTACCGGGAAATCTTTCTAACGTCAATATCGACCCGGCCAGGATAGAGCAAGTATTAGGAAACCTGATAACTAATGCTATTCGTCATACATCTTCCGGCAGTATTAAAATCTCCATACAGCAGGTTAACAGTGATGCAGCCCATCAAGTCAATAAACCCAGCTTGATACTATCTGTAGCTGACACGGGGGAGGGAATTGCGGAGGAGCATTTACCCCATATTTTCGAGCGCTTCTACCGGGTTGAAAAATCACGGGCAAAAAGCGAAGGCGGTTCCGGTCTTGGTTTAGCTATAGTCAAGCAGATGGTGCAGGCCCACGGCGGCAATGTCTGGGTTGAGAGTAAAATAGGAAAAGGCAGCACTTTCAATATATCTCTTCCTACATAACCTCTCTCGTCTACATTTCGGTGGAGCACATGGATAACTCTCTAACCATAAGAAATACCACGGAGTACAAAGAGCCTTCAGTTGCAGAGACTCTCAAGCTCCTGCAATCTTCGACCGATGGATTACCCGAGTCTGAGGTTCAGCGGCGGCTCCAGGTATTTGGTTTTAATGAAGTCGCTGAAAAGAAAAGTAACCCTATATTGGCTTTCCTCTCGCGTTACTGGGGTCCGATGCCATGGCTTCTAGAACTGGCCATTGTGCTTTCGGTTGTCCTGAAGCACTATCTGGAAGCTGGCATAATATTTGCACTGCTTACAATAAATACCGTCATCGGTCAGATACAGTCGCGCGGCTCTCAACGAGCCTTGGAAGCTTTGAAGAAACGCCTGGCTATTAATGCGAGAGTATTACGGGACGGCAAGTGGCTAACTAAAGAAGCCAGGGAAATCGTGCCCGGTGATATTATCTCCGTAGGATTGGGTGATATTGTCCCGGCTGATGCCAAGCTGATTAGTGGAGACCTTTCTATCGACCAGTCGATCCTGACCGGAGAGTCTCTACCCGTAGATGTACAGGAATCATCGATCATTTACTCGGGCTCTATCATAAAGCGAGGAGAAGCAAAGTGCATCGTGGTAAACACAGGCGCAAATACGTACTTTGGCAAGACCGCAGAACTGGTTAAGACTGCCAAGCCAAAATCCCACCAGGAGCAGATAATGCTGGCCATCGTCAGGTACATGATGTTCCTGGGTATCGGGGCATTGATTCTCGTTGGCGTCTATGCAGCGATAATTGGAGCAGGCATCCTGTCGATATTGACTTTTGCTGTCATATTCCTCATGGGGGCAGTACCTGTGGCTTTACCGGCGGTGATGACTATTGTCCAGTCAGTAGGCGCGATGGAATTGGCAAAGAAAGGTGTACTGGTTACCAGGCTTGATTCGATTGAAGACACCGCTTCGATAGACATTTTATGCCTGGACAAGACCGGAACTATAACTCAGAACAAACTCTCGATAGGCGAGGTAATACCATATGGTAACCATACCCAAAATGAGGTCATTATGATGGCCGGCCTCTCCTGCCAGGAACAGAGTAAAGATACTATAGATATGGCGCTGCTGGAACGCTCCCGAGCTATTGATATCAAGCAACACTCTTACGAATGTGTTTCATTCACGCCGTTTGAGCCTGCTACTAAAAGATCAGAGGCTGTAGTCGCTGCCGATGGAAAACAATTTAAAGTTATTAAAGGCGCACCTCAGACAGTATTATCGCTTTGCAGAACACTTGACGAAGCGTCTAAAAAGAATGCGAATCAGAAAGTGGAAGAACTGTCACGGAAAGGATATCGCGCTCTGGCTGTCGCCAGATCAGCCGTTGATGATTTCGATAGTCTTGAGCTAGTTGGATTACTATCACTGGCTGATACTCCCCGGCCTGACTCCAAAAGTATGATAAAGAGCGCCAGAGAGCTTGGAGTAAAGCCGCTAATGCTCACCGGGGATAACATCGCCATCGCCAGGGAAATAGCTCTCCAGGCAGGAGTTGGGGATAAAATAATACGGATGGACGACTTCAGGAATTTAAGCGAAACAGAGCAGGCTAAGATCATCGATGAATCCGATGGGTTTGCTGAAATATACCCGGAAGACAAATACAAAATAGTCAAACTTCTTCAATCCAGAGGGCACATGGTGGGCATGACCGGCGACGGGGTCAATGACGCCCCGGCTCTGAAACAGGCGGAGATGGGCATTGCTGTAAGCAGTTCAACTGATGTAGCCAAGGCATCGGCCAGTATGGTCTTAACCGAACCAGGCCTGGCGGTGATAATAGATGCTATAAAGACAAGCCGGCACATCTACCAGAGAATGCTGACGTGGGTCATAAACAAGGTTACCAAGGTAATTCAGGTTATTGGGCTGCTCACAATCGGCTTTTTCTGGTTTCATGATATAGTCGTTTCTTTACTGGGTATGACTTTACTAATATTCGCTAATGACTTCGTAACCATGGCTCTCGCCACCGATAACGTAAAGTATACCGCTAACCCTAACAAATGGAATGTGAAGAATATTACATTTGCATCACTTGTAGTCGGCGCTTTACTTGTCTTAGAGGGAGCTATAGCACTTTTCATCGGCACACATTACTTCCACTTACAGTTGGAACAGTTACGTACTTTCATGGTGCTTACGCTGATATTTACCAGCCAGTTCAGGGTGTATATCGTAAGAGAGAGACGATATTTCTGGTCGTCACGTCCAGGCAGAGAATTGGCTCTGGCGACAATTGGGGCGATAGCTGTATTTACAATACTTGGAATATATGGTGGAATCATTACCCCGCTGACGCCCTACCAGGTTCTTTTTGCCCTGGGATTTTCAGCCCTGTTTACTCTTGCTATTGATTTCCCCAAATACGAGGCTTTCAAAAAGTATGGACTGTGATCTTAAGAGAAACGGCAGTTTATGTGGCTAATAAAACCTAATTCGCCCAAACACTAAGGCCGGATATAAGCCCAGCCCTGAGCTTGTTTTTTGATTAGTTCTCCTACAGCTGAAGGAACGACTACGGCTACTTCTAACATATCGTTTTTGGTCAAGTTATGAGCACGCATGGCATTGGCGCAAGCAGCGAAAATTACGCCCTTTGCAGCAAGCCCCGCAATTTGGGTTTCGTACTTATTAGAGGCTTTTGATAATAAAGTGATAGCTTCATAATTAGCTACTAATTCTACTTCCACTTTTGACTCTCCAAGGTCGGCAAGTAAGTTAACGATATTCTCCAAGCCTAAATCAATCCTTGCTGTATAGTCAATATGAAACACTACTTTATATTTGTTATTCATTTTTCTTCCTTTCATATTTTGTAATTATAGACTAATATCTTTACCTCTTAATGTATTCATATCACACTCTTAATATTATGTCAAAATAGTGTTTTTATCACCATCGCAACGACAACCATGCCTAGACAAAGATATCTTTGACAAACAGGATTTCCCATGTTACTATATGCATATATGCATGAATATGCATATTATCAAGAGACGGAAAAGATAGATATGAGAAATTTGGTTAAAGTATTTAAGGTTCTATCTGATGAGTCGAGGCTTAGAGTACTTAATCTTCTTCTTGAAAGACCTTGCTGTGTTTGCGAGGTTATGCAAGCACTGGATATATCGCAATCAAAGGCTTCCCGTATATTAAGTGCTTTGTATGATGTCGGTTTCCTCAAACTAAATAAAGACGGCTTATGGTCGCTTTATTCCATCGATTGGGACGGAATGGAAGTAAATTTGAAATCTATTATAGAAACGACCGCCAGATCTTTTGAAGGGAACAAGATGATGGCTGCCGACCAGGAGCGCCTGCGTAAGGCAGAGCGGGTAGGCCCCGTTTGTGTTAACAAAACATCCGGAACTAAAGCAATCATATAACTCTCCAGCTTTATTGTATTAGTTCCAGTCATCAGGTAAAGGAGGATACGTAAGAATGGCACCCATAAATAAATCCCCTTTTGAGAATTATAAGCTAACGTTTATCGTTGGCAAGGGTGGTTGAGAGTGATCAGGCGGAGGACCGACGCGTGCCGTCGTGAAGCTAAAGAAAGATATCAGCGAGGAAATGGGCATTATCGCTAAAGCCATTCCCACGATCGCATATGCCCCTTCTATACCAGTTGGCTCCTTCCGGTATAAAAACTGGCGTGTCATTTTAAACAAGAAAGAAATAAATATCAAAGACATTGAAAAAGAGGCGGATGCCATTGAGGTGATGAATTACCTTAAAGAACTTGTAAGCAATCAAACTAAAAACAATAGTGTATTCTGATGGGAGGAACAAAATATGAGTAATGTACCACAATGGGCCTGGGAGTTTCACGGACATCATTGTCCATTTATGCCGCTGGGTTACCGCATGGCGATGCGTGCCATGCAGGAGCTTGGGGTAGAACACGAGCAAGACCACGGATTTTTTATCATCCCGGAACTTGGAGTAGGACATCCGCAAACATGTCTCATGGACGGTATGCAGATAGCCACGGGAGCCACCTACGGCAAATCCTTAATAGAAAAGACTTTTTGGGGCAAGCTGGCGGCGGTCTTTTATCACCCGGAGAAAGGCGCAGTCCGTTTGGCGTTGAAGGCTGACTTCCTTGATGAATTTGGTAAGCTTGAATTCTTCGCTTACCGTATTAAGGGTATAGAGCCCTCTCAAATCCCAGCCGATGTTACGGAAAAAGCTATTGCCTGGACGGATGCCCAGCCGGACGATAAGGTCTTCAAGATTGAAAAATTGCCCAACTATCAATTCAAACGCGTAAAGGGGTCATTCAACAAGGTTAAGTGCGTCAAATGCGGCGAGTATGTTTTTGAACGTTACGTGAGAATGGTAAACGGACAGCCTCATTGCATCCCTGACTCCGGATACTAACCCACGATATCGAACGGAGGCGGGCTTGAACCCGCCTCCGTGAAACGAGAAAGATATGTCAGTAATAGCTATTATCGTTGCCTGTATTGCCGTATTGATTATGGCGATACCATTTTCCATGGTAGGGCAAGGCGGGGGTTCCACCTACGTGCCAGTATTACTGGTAGCCGGAATGGAATTTCATGAGGCATCGACCACCAGCCTGTTCATGATTATGCTGGCCAGTCTGGCAGCAACTCTGGTCTTCGGCCGGAAGAAAACGGTGGACTGGAAGCTGCTGTTTGCCATCGTTCCTCTTGCTATCCTAGGTGCATTTGTCGGAGGATACGTAGCTCAATTTGTAAGCGCTCTGGTATTGAAGATCATCTTCGCAGCAGTACTCATCATCGCCGCCGTCTTCATGCTCCGGCCTGCGACTGAAGGTAAAAGTCCCGATTTCATGCCGGAATGGCTATGCTGGGATAGAAGCTGCGGAGAGTACCGATACCGGATTTCCATGGGGCTGCTCATTCCTGCTACTGCCATAACAGGTTTTATCGCCGGTATGATAGGGGTGGGAGGAGGCCTCTT containing:
- a CDS encoding HAD-IC family P-type ATPase; protein product: MENWHNLSIDESLRQLAVQSTGLTEDEVGKRRLEYGANELETKKNISRLLIFLNQFKSPLIYVLAVAAIVSFVIGHSTDAFVILGILILNAAIGFFQETQAEKSMNALLELASPKAKVRRDNKLAIKPARELVPGDIIHLEAGDKVPADARLIEAANLKANESALTGESMPVEKNTRTIAGEAVIADQLNMTFLGTAITGGRATALVVKTGMSTEMGQIARGLQEVKPEPTPLQKNVGQLSRYLMILFLGATALLLVAGLIKGMNWTEIFLVTIAAAVSAIPEGLPAVLTVVLSIGMRAMAKRNAIVRKLLAVETLGSATVICSDKTGTLTMNQMTVRQLFDGNSFIQVTGEGYNPKGQFMKDNQPLSVEEKEKVNLLLKIGALCNDARLMSHNGQPGIIGDPTDGALVVAAEKAGIAKEALEKEYPRIDEIPFESEKQYHVTLHNHNGKAIACMKGAAEKVLQFSKFRQEGDKTVPIQPDDLQGITAAANRMAQEALRVIALAYLDLPPGTGELPDDFLQRGLIFAGLVGMEDPPREEAKTAVKHCKEAGIKVVMITGDNKVTAESIARQLELPPGKAVTGAELSRMTDEELHEEVENISVFARIEPLHKLRIVNAFKSRGHVVAMTGDGVNDAPALKAADIGIAMGITGTDVAKEASNMVLADDNFASVVAAVDEGRAIFNRLRNVIFYMLSTNIGELMVLILSVLFLGQSPLMAVQILWVNLATDTAGDIPLGFEPKVGDELKKPPRRPGTGLIYPGLLLRTLFIAVLIGIGSFLLFRWAEPRMRLEAAETMTFCALNTFVWFIAFSARSDEHSVFKIGFFKNKILVLSIAFVALLQVAIVYTPFLQTAFHTAPIRLMDWGIIIGAGLALFLLEETRKHFFPRLFSWGKW
- a CDS encoding response regulator transcription factor → MPSNRILVVDDEKKIVEIVKAYLERDGYKVVTAYDGKVALELTRKEHPDLVVLDLMLPEISGWDVCRTIRKESDVPIIMLTARDDTTDKIVGLELGADDYVTKPFDPKEIVSRVRAVLRRYENRPALTHVINTGDLIIDIERRMVRRGDTIIELTSTEFDLLQVLAESPGRVYTRMQLLDKIQGEAYEGYERTIDSHIKNLRKKIEIDPNHPKYIITVHGAGYKLEENSDA
- a CDS encoding VTT domain-containing protein; this encodes MVEPDKRTWGARKRSWFKNHWIQMLALLFSLLIIVLVAVFRHEIAGLGSYGYLGIFVLSVLGAATIIVPVPGLALVFTLGGTLNPLLVGLVSGVGGTLGETTGYLLGYGGRAVVENKRMYQRIEGWMKRWGAVTILVLAIIPNPFFDVAGAAAGALRFPIWKFFLYGGIGRIIKHTFVAFAGAWGMESILRWLN
- a CDS encoding metalloregulator ArsR/SmtB family transcription factor produces the protein MQEKTLLDVTKIKEQAELFAALADPTRLKLLQVLCRQNPPGCRCVNNLSQLLGITQPAVSQHLRVLKSVGLVIGEKRGFRMHYLIDPEGLKRCQGVLSTTLEFDKICEEDSCRQNCHLP
- a CDS encoding ATP-binding protein, translating into MRSLSWKLAGALLLIVAISVGLMAYLINLNTTREFNQYVAQGNQKNIQSTSAALSQLYSKEGNWDGIQSLLPDFLRSPNDRLVVADATGIIVGDSINQWVGKTAGSVGLSNGTTITASGQDVGELYLITSQVGNGKGFMGGGKGGTSSTPTSVATLEQDFIDRFNNSLLTTGLIVAAIALIVGLILTRQITRPIKALVNGVRQIARGNLKHRVDIRSKDELGNLGESFNAMAVNLDKAEQERKRIVADIAHDLRTPLTVIEGTVTGIQDGVFQPDKEHLDTIKEQTSLLTRLTSDLRDLSLAESGQLKLVLAPTDLADLAQRKANQFAVKAQEKGIKINTNLPGNLSNVNIDPARIEQVLGNLITNAIRHTSSGSIKISIQQVNSDAAHQVNKPSLILSVADTGEGIAEEHLPHIFERFYRVEKSRAKSEGGSGLGLAIVKQMVQAHGGNVWVESKIGKGSTFNISLPT
- a CDS encoding plasma-membrane proton-efflux P-type ATPase yields the protein MDNSLTIRNTTEYKEPSVAETLKLLQSSTDGLPESEVQRRLQVFGFNEVAEKKSNPILAFLSRYWGPMPWLLELAIVLSVVLKHYLEAGIIFALLTINTVIGQIQSRGSQRALEALKKRLAINARVLRDGKWLTKEAREIVPGDIISVGLGDIVPADAKLISGDLSIDQSILTGESLPVDVQESSIIYSGSIIKRGEAKCIVVNTGANTYFGKTAELVKTAKPKSHQEQIMLAIVRYMMFLGIGALILVGVYAAIIGAGILSILTFAVIFLMGAVPVALPAVMTIVQSVGAMELAKKGVLVTRLDSIEDTASIDILCLDKTGTITQNKLSIGEVIPYGNHTQNEVIMMAGLSCQEQSKDTIDMALLERSRAIDIKQHSYECVSFTPFEPATKRSEAVVAADGKQFKVIKGAPQTVLSLCRTLDEASKKNANQKVEELSRKGYRALAVARSAVDDFDSLELVGLLSLADTPRPDSKSMIKSARELGVKPLMLTGDNIAIAREIALQAGVGDKIIRMDDFRNLSETEQAKIIDESDGFAEIYPEDKYKIVKLLQSRGHMVGMTGDGVNDAPALKQAEMGIAVSSSTDVAKASASMVLTEPGLAVIIDAIKTSRHIYQRMLTWVINKVTKVIQVIGLLTIGFFWFHDIVVSLLGMTLLIFANDFVTMALATDNVKYTANPNKWNVKNITFASLVVGALLVLEGAIALFIGTHYFHLQLEQLRTFMVLTLIFTSQFRVYIVRERRYFWSSRPGRELALATIGAIAVFTILGIYGGIITPLTPYQVLFALGFSALFTLAIDFPKYEAFKKYGL